The following are from one region of the Simiduia agarivorans SA1 = DSM 21679 genome:
- a CDS encoding alpha/beta fold hydrolase has product MTRLIFLLASLSLLACSPTGTRASPDAEIVVLLHGLGRNQHAMWWLANQLEDEGFDVVRIDYSSFRQTPEAMLASVSADINACCTQARRVHFVGHSLGGLMIRAHLAQHPHPNLGRVVTIGTPHQGTDFVDNYRDSWWMQAAGASALALSTAPDSFPNSLPAPDYPLGGIAGVRTEGDVDDGIFGPHDGLVPAWSARLPAMQDFVVLKSGHATLRYHPAVASQTVLFLRTGQFDHSTVTGFEHLSQVE; this is encoded by the coding sequence TGCTCGCCTGCAGCCCCACCGGTACCCGCGCCAGCCCGGATGCAGAAATCGTGGTATTGCTGCACGGGCTCGGCCGCAACCAGCACGCCATGTGGTGGCTGGCGAACCAGCTGGAAGACGAAGGCTTTGACGTGGTGCGCATCGACTACAGTTCGTTCCGGCAAACGCCGGAGGCGATGCTGGCGTCGGTGAGCGCCGATATCAACGCCTGCTGCACCCAGGCACGCAGGGTACATTTTGTCGGGCACTCGCTCGGTGGCCTGATGATCCGCGCCCACCTGGCCCAGCATCCGCACCCCAATCTGGGCCGGGTGGTGACCATTGGCACGCCGCACCAAGGCACGGATTTTGTCGACAACTACCGGGACAGCTGGTGGATGCAGGCAGCGGGTGCCAGTGCGTTGGCACTCAGCACCGCGCCTGACAGCTTCCCCAATAGCCTGCCGGCGCCCGACTACCCCTTGGGTGGCATTGCCGGAGTGCGTACGGAGGGGGATGTGGACGATGGCATCTTCGGCCCGCACGATGGCTTAGTGCCGGCATGGTCGGCCCGGTTGCCGGCAATGCAGGACTTTGTGGTGCTTAAAAGCGGGCACGCGACCCTGCGTTATCACCCGGCGGTGGCGAGCCAGACAGTGCTTTTTTTGCGCACCGGACAATTCGACCACTCAACGGTGACAGGCTTCGAACACCTGAGCCAGGTTGAGTAA
- a CDS encoding metal ABC transporter substrate-binding protein — translation MLRVCLLVLLLSVGLPVQSGVNLVTTIQPLTLLVQPLLAEGDQITQLLPANQSPHHFALSVSQRRALADADLILWIGPDLEAALAPLLEGSGAALEMAGIAGIEWPVGGSQHHGDHQHGLDPHLWMNPGNARVMVSAIEAALVAARPSQAAHYRQQGQAFRDRLAQTDAAIRARLEKPAKYISFHDAYGHWNRHFGSQQLAAVGSTPEQKPSARHLYALQKLAPEAECLLAESLYANQNSESLARQLRLPLVMADPLGQAADSYEALLLNLAQVFEACHR, via the coding sequence ATGTTGCGCGTTTGCTTATTGGTTCTGCTTCTCTCTGTTGGTTTGCCCGTGCAATCCGGTGTGAACCTCGTCACCACCATTCAGCCTTTGACCTTGCTGGTGCAACCCCTGTTGGCGGAAGGCGACCAGATCACCCAGTTGTTGCCTGCCAATCAGTCGCCCCATCATTTTGCTTTGTCGGTGTCCCAGCGCCGCGCGCTGGCGGATGCCGATCTGATTTTGTGGATCGGGCCAGACCTTGAAGCCGCGCTTGCGCCTCTGCTTGAGGGTTCGGGTGCGGCCCTGGAAATGGCGGGCATTGCCGGCATCGAGTGGCCTGTGGGGGGCAGTCAGCATCACGGTGATCATCAGCATGGGCTGGACCCGCACCTGTGGATGAATCCGGGCAATGCCCGGGTGATGGTCTCGGCCATAGAGGCGGCACTGGTGGCGGCGCGGCCTTCACAGGCGGCCCACTATCGGCAGCAGGGGCAGGCATTCAGGGACCGTTTGGCACAGACCGATGCGGCCATCCGGGCACGCTTGGAAAAGCCGGCGAAGTACATCAGTTTTCACGATGCCTACGGGCATTGGAATCGCCACTTCGGCAGCCAGCAACTGGCGGCGGTGGGCTCCACGCCCGAGCAGAAGCCCAGTGCGCGGCATTTGTATGCACTGCAGAAGCTGGCGCCAGAGGCCGAGTGCCTGCTGGCGGAGAGCCTGTATGCCAATCAGAACAGCGAAAGCCTTGCGCGCCAGCTGCGGTTGCCGCTGGTCATGGCCGATCCCTTGGGTCAGGCGGCCGACAGTTACGAAGCGCTATTACTCAACCTGGCTCAGGTGTTCGAAGCCTGTCACCGTTGA
- a CDS encoding Fur family transcriptional regulator: protein MPSTSFEPHNHRQCIDTALARARALAGEQGFRLTRQREHVLQLIWANHQPVGAYQLMEQLSQHNGKAVAPPTVYRALDFLLEHRLIHRINSLNAFVGCDCPGVAHPGQFMICRACGNAHELSGDDLTRALNQLAGQQGFVIDQMALELTGLCATCQEHAA from the coding sequence ATGCCCTCAACCTCCTTTGAGCCGCACAATCATCGCCAGTGTATCGACACGGCACTGGCGCGCGCGCGCGCGCTGGCCGGCGAACAGGGTTTCCGGCTCACTCGCCAGCGCGAACACGTGCTGCAATTAATCTGGGCCAACCATCAGCCGGTAGGCGCCTATCAGCTGATGGAACAACTGAGTCAGCACAACGGTAAAGCCGTGGCGCCGCCAACCGTCTACAGGGCCCTGGATTTTTTACTCGAGCACCGGCTCATCCATCGCATCAACAGCCTGAACGCGTTTGTGGGTTGCGACTGCCCGGGCGTGGCACACCCCGGCCAGTTCATGATTTGCCGGGCGTGCGGCAATGCCCACGAACTCAGCGGAGACGACCTCACCCGCGCACTCAACCAGCTCGCCGGCCAACAAGGCTTTGTTATCGATCAGATGGCGCTGGAACTCACCGGCCTGTGCGCCACCTGCCAGGAGCACGCTGCATGA
- the znuC gene encoding zinc ABC transporter ATP-binding protein ZnuC — MTALLNAQHLGLRFGDKTVLDDVQLTLQRGKIVTLIGPNGAGKTSLVRTILGLQKPTSGRIERAADLRIGYMPQKLQLEASLPLTAQRFLALGGAGAAQIAEASALTGIGHLADSPMQQLSGGEVQRVLLTRALAREPNLLVLDEPVQGVDINGQLALYQLINRIRHERGCGVLMVSHDLHLVMANTDEVLCLNQHVCCHGHPESVSNHPAYQELFGTRAAEMLAVYTHHHDHKHDLHGDVVCNHSHKD, encoded by the coding sequence ATGACCGCCCTGCTAAACGCTCAACATCTGGGCCTTCGCTTTGGCGATAAAACCGTGCTCGACGATGTGCAACTGACGCTCCAGCGCGGCAAGATCGTCACCCTGATCGGGCCCAATGGCGCCGGCAAAACCAGCCTGGTGCGCACCATTCTCGGACTACAAAAACCCACCAGCGGGCGCATAGAACGCGCGGCCGATCTGCGCATCGGCTACATGCCACAAAAGCTGCAGCTTGAGGCCAGCCTGCCATTAACCGCACAACGTTTTCTTGCGCTCGGCGGTGCCGGCGCCGCACAAATTGCCGAAGCGTCTGCGCTCACCGGCATCGGTCATCTGGCAGACAGCCCCATGCAGCAACTCTCTGGCGGTGAAGTGCAGCGGGTACTGCTGACCCGGGCACTCGCACGCGAGCCCAACCTGCTGGTGCTGGATGAACCGGTACAGGGCGTGGACATCAACGGCCAGCTGGCCTTGTACCAGCTCATCAACCGCATCCGGCACGAACGCGGCTGCGGCGTATTGATGGTCTCTCACGATTTACACCTGGTGATGGCAAACACCGACGAAGTGCTGTGCCTGAACCAGCACGTGTGCTGTCACGGCCACCCGGAAAGTGTGAGCAATCACCCCGCTTACCAAGAGCTGTTCGGCACCCGCGCGGCCGAAATGCTTGCGGTATACACCCACCACCACGACCACAAACACGACCTCCACGGCGATGTGGTGTGCAACCATTCGCACAAGGACTGA